The following are encoded in a window of Rosa chinensis cultivar Old Blush chromosome 4, RchiOBHm-V2, whole genome shotgun sequence genomic DNA:
- the LOC112198855 gene encoding F-box protein At5g07610 → MFHQDVLTHILLHLPVRSLLRFKCVSKQWLSVISSPQFHHRRSRLASSGIILCQTTDLIHHISLARSNSDPPFTSLSFIDDSAGVKILQSSNGLLLCCSSLHKVGIRRSYYICNPSTKQVSTLPEADCESKTISGVYLAFDSSKSPHYQVVSVRSCSSPSSSNSYRIVTYSSETRAWRLSGSPFAAPDLVFDNGVLWNGAIHWISPTGDSLCFDIDQERLGILPSLPSTDKWSNRRLRYFGESGGHLHLIEVYGATQFHVFEMERDYSSWLPKYQVDIAAIVDAFPLMVWNYPNANDSVFYAFNLLLVKEDEEDLILLLQVPGEFLSYNLGNGTFKKLGPISTTTNIAFQIGCFHAYQFTETLASV, encoded by the coding sequence ATGTTCCACCAAGATGTCCTCACCCACATCCTTCTACACCTCCCCGTCAGGTCTCTCCTCCGCTTCAAATGCGTCTCTAAGCAGTGGCTCTCTGTTATCTCCAGCCCCCAGTTCCACCACCGCCGCAGCCGTCTCGCCTCCTCCGGCATCATCTTGTGTCAAACAACCGATCTCATTCACCACATATCCCTCGCCAGAAGCAACTCCGACCCACCCTTCACATCCCTGAGCTTCATCGACGACTCGGCAGGTGTCAAGATCCTCCAGTCCAGCAATGGCCTGCTCTTGTGCTGCAGCAGCCTTCACAAAGTTGGTATACGCCGCAGCTATTACATCTGCAATCCTTCCACAAAGCAAGTCTCGACTCTTCCTGAAGCAGATTGCGAGTCCAAAACTATTTCTGGAGTTTACTTAGCTTTTGATTCGTCCAAGTCGCCTCACTACCAAGTTGTGTCTGTTCGAAGTTGTTCTTCCCCATCGTCATCCAATAGCTACCGCATCGTTACTTACTCTTCCGAGACTCGGGCTTGGAGGCTTTCCGGGTCTCCTTTCGCTGCCCCAGACCTGGTGTTTGACAATGGAGTGCTTTGGAATGGTGCAATACACTGGATTAGTCCAACTGGGGATTCATTATGTTTTGACATCGATCAAGAACGCCTCGGAATATTGCCTAGTCTTCCATCAACTGATAAATGGAGCAACAGGAGGTTGAGGTATTTCGGCGAGTCCGGTGGCCATTTACACCTAATTGAAGTCTACGGCGCGACTCAATTCCATGTCTTTGAGATGGAGAGAGACTACTCTAGCTGGCTTCCAAAGTACCAAGTTGACATAGCAGCGATTGTTGATGCATTTCCACTGATGGTTTGGAACTACCCTAACGCTAATGATTCTGTTTTTTATGCATTTAATCTGCTACTTgtcaaagaagatgaagaggactTAATTCTGTTGTTGCAAGTACCTGGGGAGTTTCTATCATATAATCTTGGGAATGGGACCTTCAAGAAGCTTGGTCCAATATCCACCACAACAAATATTGCATTTCAGATTGGATGTTTCCATGCATATCAGTTTACAGAAACTTTGGCTAGTGTTTGA